In Marinobacter antarcticus, one genomic interval encodes:
- a CDS encoding phospholipase A, which produces MHKCPNARASKAATLALLWPALTIAQETIPADDRQTTSLEECALIREGVQRLACYDSFNDPQTARDQANEQDVEDAEQAADTLAPDRKSQEQVAEGSGEDDPDSGVMNNMVDQYVTAEKALFSFSGSFISYKPTYIMPITWVADPNTVPTNPRLGATTYDYELENEEAKYQISFKVPLLTGWLADRTTLWFGYTQRSFWQVYNQEDSAPFRETNYEPEIFLRHQANWNLGAATLSGMTIGINHQSNGQSEPRSRSWNRIIASAGFTYGRWLFVVQPWYRIPENSKDDNADIERYLGHADYNFVYKLSEDRTLSLKLLNNLRSDNHTSVEFGYSFPLGDTIKGFFQYYNGYGESLIDYNHRTERFGLGIMLKDWL; this is translated from the coding sequence ATGCACAAATGCCCCAATGCCCGGGCCTCGAAGGCCGCTACGCTGGCACTGCTGTGGCCTGCGCTGACGATTGCACAGGAAACCATACCGGCAGACGACCGCCAAACCACTTCTCTTGAAGAGTGCGCTCTGATTCGGGAGGGCGTGCAGCGCCTGGCCTGCTACGATTCTTTCAACGATCCACAAACGGCCCGTGACCAGGCAAACGAGCAGGACGTTGAGGATGCCGAGCAGGCAGCAGATACATTAGCTCCTGACAGGAAAAGCCAGGAGCAGGTGGCTGAGGGCTCCGGCGAGGATGACCCCGACAGTGGCGTGATGAACAATATGGTGGATCAATACGTTACTGCTGAGAAAGCGCTGTTTTCGTTTTCTGGTAGTTTCATAAGCTATAAGCCTACTTATATCATGCCAATCACCTGGGTCGCAGACCCGAATACGGTGCCAACCAACCCCAGGCTGGGTGCTACCACTTACGATTACGAGCTTGAGAACGAGGAGGCCAAATACCAGATCAGCTTCAAGGTTCCACTATTGACTGGCTGGCTGGCCGATCGCACAACATTATGGTTCGGTTATACCCAGCGTTCTTTCTGGCAGGTTTATAATCAGGAGGATTCCGCCCCTTTCCGGGAGACCAACTACGAACCCGAGATTTTTCTGCGCCACCAGGCGAACTGGAACCTCGGTGCAGCAACACTGAGCGGTATGACGATTGGCATTAACCATCAATCCAACGGCCAGTCGGAACCGCGCTCACGGAGCTGGAACCGGATTATTGCAAGCGCCGGCTTCACCTATGGGCGCTGGCTGTTCGTTGTGCAGCCCTGGTACCGGATTCCGGAGAACAGTAAAGATGATAATGCAGACATTGAGCGTTATCTGGGACATGCCGATTACAACTTCGTTTATAAGCTTTCCGAGGACCGGACGCTTTCACTGAAGCTGCTAAACAACCTGCGCTCGGACAATCACACCTCGGTGGAGTTTGGTTACAGCTTTCCGCTAGGGGATACGATCAAGGGGTTTTTCCAGTACTACAACGGGTATGGGGAGAGCCTGATTGACTACAATCATCGGACTGAGCGGTTCGGGCTTGGAATTATGCTGAAAGACTGGCTTTAA